Genomic segment of Parabacteroides pacaensis:
ACCGGAAACGCAGCGGCATTCCGGGCACACGTTCCGGCTCGCTCCCTTCTTCTTTCGGAGCGGCCCTGCCTATGGAAAACCTGAACAGTGTCAATACCCAAGGTTTCGAGTTCAGGGTAGGAACGACGGGGAATATCGGAAACGTCACGTATGATGTCTCCGGAAATGTATCTTATTCCAGGTCCAAGTGGGATTACTGCGACGAGCCTGCCTATACGGATGCCGACCAGGAAAGGCTGTACAAGAACAGCGGCAGGTATACCGATCGCCGGTACGGATATGTCTCGGACGGTTTATTTACCAGCCAGGAAGAAATCGATGCCTGGCCGTGTACTTTCGAGGCATTGAACAATGACAATTCTTCTTTGCGTCCGGGCGATATCAGATACAAAGACTTGAACGGCGACAAAGTGATCGATTGGCGCGACCAGAAAGAAATAGGAAAAGGGGCTACCCCGCATTGGATGTTCGGCTTCAATTTCAATTTAAAGTACAGGAACTTCGACCTGTCCGCACTTTTCCAGGGAGCATCCGGTTACACTACGTATGTAACCTATGCGGCGGAAACATCCTTCCGCTACCAGCATACCTGGAACGAACGGACGAACGATCCCCATGCCTTGATAGCGCGGCCGGGTGGTTCATCGACCAACGGTTTGTATTCGGACTTCAACAATCACAACACTACGTATCTGCGGTTAAAGAACATGTCGTTCGGTTATGAGATCCCCGCCACCTTATTATCTAAAATAAGAGTGAGCAAATTGAGGATCTACTTCGCCGGGACGAATCTTTTCACATTAAGTTCATTGCATAAATACGGAGTAGACCCCGAAATGCCGGAAAGTTATGGCGCGGGTACTTACTATCCGCAGCAATATACCATGAGTATAGGTTGTAATCTTATCTTTTAACAAGTACAATTATGAAAACAAAAATAAATATAGCGTTTGTAGCTTTTGCTACCCTGATAATGACATCGTGTTATGATGTATTGGACAAAGTTCCTACAGACCGGTATACCGATGCCGTGGTATGGAACGACCCTGCCTTATTGGACATGTACTTGGCGGAACTTTACGCCTGCACGCCGGTAATGGTAAACGATGCGACGTGTTTATACAACGGTTCGCCCATGAATCGGGATGCAAACGACTGGGGCACCGTAATGGGCTATAGCGAGCAGATGGAAGGTACGGTCAGGATGATCGAAATTACGGACGAGGCAAAGTACAACTTCGGTGCGCAAGGTAACATGCTAGGCATAAAAGATAACGGCTTCCAGGTAAACTCCACAGAGATGCAATGGTGGGGAAATGCCTATTATACCATTCGTAATTTAAATGATTTTATAGAGCGTGCTGCAGAATCTTCCATTTCCAATGTAAATGAACGGATTGCCGAGGCTCGTTTTTTAAGAGCTTTTTGTTACTTTGCAATGGTAAAACGTTACGGAGGCGTACCTCTGGTCACCGAAGTCCAATCTATCGATGCAGATTCTACGGTATTGTACCCGAAACGGAACACGGAAAAAGAACTGTATGATTTTATTTTGAAAGAAACCGGCGAAATATCTGCCATCCTTCCGTCTTCCGCAGAAGCAGGGCGGGCAAACAAATGGGTGGCACTGGCCCTTCGGAGCAGGGCTGCTTTATATGCCGGAAGCATTGCGCAATTCGGCAAGGTGCAGAAGAATGGACTGTTGGGGTTTCCCGCTGCGGAAGCTTCGCAATATTACCAGGTTTGCTATGAGGCATGCAAGAAAATCATGGACGAAAGTCCGTATGCCCTTTACGATGCGGATGCGGATAAGGTGGAGAACTTTAAGAATATATTCTTGAAGAAAGGTAATTGCGAGGCAATTATGGTAAAACAACACACCGGACCGAGTGCTTCGGACGGCGGGACGAACCGGTGGTCGTGGGACATGGCGGAATGCCCTCGCCCGAACGTATGGGGTGTAGGAAATTACCACGGCCCTTACTTGGAGATGGTAGAAGAATTCGAATATAAAGACGGTACGCCGGGCAAGATTGACCGGGAACAGGCGAAAAGCTGTTTGTGGACGATGGAGGAATTATGGGGAAATAAAGATCCCCGCTTTGCCGCGTCTATCTGGACTCACGGCACATCCTGGCCCGGAGCTGTGGGCGGTGTGCTGGGCGAAAACACGATCGACATGCACAATGGTATCTTCTCTAAAGACGGGACATTGATCGACGGGCGTTACGATTCCTATGAGGGGAATGCCGCTATCGGCGACCAGTTGACCCGTTTTAAGGAACTAAGTTGTACCAATACCGGCTTCGGCGTAATGAAGTACCTGGATCCGGAAGCGAATAATATGAACTGGTTCAGCGAATCGACAACGGATTACTTGATATTTCGGTTCGGCGAAATCTTGCTGAATTATGCGGAAGCTGCATTCGAACTGGGCAAGACCGGCGATGCATTGGATGCGGTAAACCGGATACGCGAACGTGCGGGAATAGCCCGGCTGACTGCTGTCGACCGGGAGAAGATACGCCATGAAAGGAAAGTGGAACTGGTGTTCGAAAATCACCGGTATTGGGATTTAAGGCGGTGGAGAACGGCAGTCACGGCCCTTACACGTACTTATTCCGGATTGCGGTATATTTACGATGCAGCCAGCGGGAAGTATCGCCTTGATTTTGTCGACGATATAGACGGCAGGCCGCAAACCCCGACCTTCCCCGAAAAGAATTATTATCTGCCGATAGGACACGGACGTACTTCCGCCAATCCGAATCTGGAAGAGAATCCGGGGTATTAAGGGGTGATATTGGAGATATGGCGTACCTACTGTTCCTTCTTCCGAAAGTGAAGTAACATATTAAGAGGTAATATTGGAGATGTGACCCGAAGGAGCTTCGTTCGTCACAAGCCGGCCTTGCTGCCGGAGTCTCTTCACCCACGCCTCTTTCCTGTGGAGCCTACTTGTCTATGCTTGTCATCTTGTGGAGCTCATTTGCCCGTGTCTGTCATTCTGAGGAGTCCATTTGTTCGTGCCTCTCGTCCTATGGAGCCTATTTGTCCGTGCCTGTCATCCCGCGCTTGACGCGGGATCTCCCATCGTTTAAGCCGGCTTGTGCCGATGGGAGATGGCGGGTCGTAGCCCGCCATGACAGCAGTAGGTCAAAGAAGCCTTTCATCTTTTCGCACAACCTTGTCATGGCGGACTTGATCCGCCATCTCCTAGCCTGAGAGCCGCCTCTTGTTGAACGGAGATCCCGCGTCAAGCGCGGGATGACAGAGGTGGCGATGGGATGACAGGGACTGCGGATGACAGAGGTGGCGATGGGATGACGAAGGCGGTGGGATGACAGAGGCAGGCAAGCAGAGCCTGAATAATAGTTTTAATGCACTTTATCTAAAATGATACATCGAACTACTTTTAATAAAGCATCTGATTAAAAAGCAATATATGAAGAACAAACAATTCAATTCTACCCTTTCCCTTTCTTCCCGTAAAATAAGAACATCCCTTATCCTGATGTTCCTGTCCATCCTTTATGCGGCAGGACAGACTACCCTATCCATGCCCCGACACCTCCCCCCGGTAGAACAATGGATCGAAACACACTTTGCAGAAAACAAAATACCTCCCTTTTCTTTTCACTTGGACGGGGAAGCCTCCGGAAGCTTTATCAAACAATGGGAGTATACTGCTGAAAAACAACCCGCAGGCGAACCCGGCGTAGTAAAATATAAATTTACC
This window contains:
- a CDS encoding RagB/SusD family nutrient uptake outer membrane protein, coding for MKTKINIAFVAFATLIMTSCYDVLDKVPTDRYTDAVVWNDPALLDMYLAELYACTPVMVNDATCLYNGSPMNRDANDWGTVMGYSEQMEGTVRMIEITDEAKYNFGAQGNMLGIKDNGFQVNSTEMQWWGNAYYTIRNLNDFIERAAESSISNVNERIAEARFLRAFCYFAMVKRYGGVPLVTEVQSIDADSTVLYPKRNTEKELYDFILKETGEISAILPSSAEAGRANKWVALALRSRAALYAGSIAQFGKVQKNGLLGFPAAEASQYYQVCYEACKKIMDESPYALYDADADKVENFKNIFLKKGNCEAIMVKQHTGPSASDGGTNRWSWDMAECPRPNVWGVGNYHGPYLEMVEEFEYKDGTPGKIDREQAKSCLWTMEELWGNKDPRFAASIWTHGTSWPGAVGGVLGENTIDMHNGIFSKDGTLIDGRYDSYEGNAAIGDQLTRFKELSCTNTGFGVMKYLDPEANNMNWFSESTTDYLIFRFGEILLNYAEAAFELGKTGDALDAVNRIRERAGIARLTAVDREKIRHERKVELVFENHRYWDLRRWRTAVTALTRTYSGLRYIYDAASGKYRLDFVDDIDGRPQTPTFPEKNYYLPIGHGRTSANPNLEENPGY